A window from Citrobacter amalonaticus encodes these proteins:
- a CDS encoding HHA domain-containing protein yields MSDKPLTKTDYLMRLRRCQTIDTLERVIEKNKYELSDNELAVFYSAADHRLAELTMNKLYDKIPSSVWKFIR; encoded by the coding sequence ATGTCCGATAAACCATTAACTAAAACTGATTATTTGATGCGCTTGCGACGCTGTCAGACAATTGACACACTTGAACGCGTGATTGAGAAAAATAAATATGAATTATCTGACAATGAATTGGCTGTATTTTACTCAGCCGCCGATCACCGTCTTGCAGAATTGACGATGAATAAACTTTACGACAAGATCCCCTCCTCCGTCTGGAAATTCATTCGTTAA
- the tomB gene encoding Hha toxicity modulator TomB yields MDEYSPKRHDIAQLKFLCETLYHDCLANLEESNHGWVNDPTSAINLQLNELIEHIATFALNYKIKYNEDNKLIEQIDEYLDDTFMLFSSYGINAQDLQKWRKSGNRLFRCFVNATRANPVSLSC; encoded by the coding sequence ATGGATGAATACTCACCCAAAAGACATGATATAGCGCAGCTTAAATTTCTTTGTGAAACGCTTTATCACGACTGTCTTGCAAACCTTGAAGAAAGCAATCATGGCTGGGTTAACGACCCAACCTCGGCGATCAACCTTCAACTCAACGAACTGATAGAGCATATTGCAACCTTCGCACTTAATTATAAAATTAAGTATAATGAGGACAATAAGCTGATTGAGCAGATTGATGAATATCTGGACGACACATTTATGTTGTTCAGCAGTTATGGCATTAATGCGCAGGATCTGCAGAAATGGCGGAAATCAGGTAATCGCTTGTTCCGTTGCTTTGTGAATGCCACCAGAGCTAACCCTGTTAGTTTGTCTTGTTAA